GCAGCAGACGATCCAAAGAACCATAATGTTAAACGCTTTCCTTCCTGTTTGATGAAGGTACAGCCCGGTAGATCAAGACAGTTTGGCTACCTTCCTACAAACGAAGACACACAAGCACACGATTGGATACTTTATGAAAGAAGTTGAAACACTAAAGCTCGGACAGACGGAGCTTAACCGTACACCTTACGGGTCAGTCTGGTTCATTGACGTGAACGGCAACAAATCAACCTTCTCTGATGAGATGACGGCAAACAAATTCTTTGAAGCTGCCCGTAATGGCTCTGGTCAAACAGGTACAACAAAGCGCGTTGATATAGGTTTTAATCAAGACCGCAACGCCAAAGGTAATGATAACGTTGTCTGGCGAGAGGTGAACCTCAAGAAACCGCCAAGTTATTTTAAAGACTAACTCTATTTCTCCAAAAGAGTTTGCGACTTAATAGGTGGGTGGATCAGAGCTTAATTGTTCTGGTCTGCTCATCTATTTTTTTTCGCGATGTAAAAGTAGGTGGTAAAGGTAGGTGGTTTTAGCGTCATCCAGCGAAATGCTCTCACCTTCAAATTTACCCATAACCCTTTGAAACTAAATAAAAAACCCCACGAAATTAATCGCAGGGTTTTTAATGGCGGACGGCTAGGGATTCGAACCCCAGGTACCTCTCGGTACAACGGTTTTCAAGACCGCCGCTTTCGACCACTCAGCCAGCCGTCCACAGTTTGTGTTGGCAGGTTATTAGCCTAAACTTTATGTGCTTGGCAAGGGCGAAATTCACTTTTTTGATATTTTTTTTAAGAACGGCGTCATCTTGGGTTTTTTGAAGATGACGCAGCTCTAAAATTAGGCCTCAATCCCTTTCTTTGCAGCGCTCATGGCTTCGCTTAAAACATCCATGTCGCCGATATGGTTGGCAAGGATGAGAATGAGTTTTGCATTGAGATCACGGCTTTGTTCATCAGACAGGTCGCGATGGAGGTCTATGAGCTCCTGATAAAAATCATCAGGACGTTCGATATTTGCTTTTGTGTTTAATGCCATTTGAGAAGCCTCCTTTTAATCTTGTGCCGTGGCACGCATGATTGCTTTAGAAATCTTGTTATCATTAAAGCTGCGCCAGCGTGCTGCCACATGTTGGTCTGGACGGATCAGGTAGGTTGTGCCCGCTTTGCCATCATAACGCTCTGCCAGCAGGCCTTTGGTGTCTTGCATGTCTTTGCCCACAATAATAACATCAGCCTTAATACCATTGACGACAACGGATTTAACACCCGGGTCTGTTTCAAAAACAAGAACCTTAAAACGCGAGTCATCAATTTCGTTGAGGAACCAGCCGTCATTGGCTGGTGCATCTGCGCAATTCGTGCCCGGTGTCAGCTTACTTGCAAATGTATCTTCATCTGCTGTGTTAAGGGAACTGTTTACATAAGGCGTTGGCATGGACAGACGACCAGAATTGACCAAGGGGCGGGCAAACTCATAATCAGTTGCTAGATCAAGCACAGCATCGCGAAAGGCGCGTGAGATATTGCTTTTAGGCGTGATGAAGTCTGTTGAACGGGTGGAGTTCAGTAGGTTATCGGCTGCGGCAAAAACACGTTCTTCACTGTAGCTTTGCAACAGTTTTTCAGGCGCTTTGCCCTCCATGACCATTTTAAGCTTCCATGTGAGGTTATCAATGTCTTGAACGCCGGTGTTGGCACCGCGTGCACCAAAAGGTGAGACTTGGTGTGCAGCATCGCCTGCAATAAAGACACGACCACATTTGAAGTCTTGCAGTTGACGACAGGCAAATTGATAAACAGAGACCCATTCCAACTCAAATTCCACATCTTCACCCAACATGGCTTTGAGGCGGGGAATAACATTTTCCGGCTTTTTCTCTTCTTCTGGGTCGCAATCCCACCCCAGCTGGAAGTCAATGCGCCACACATCATCAGATTGCATATGGAGCAAAACAGATTGGTTGCGGTGAAAGGGGGGATTAAACCAGAACCAGCGTTCTGCCGGGAAATCCGCTTTCATGACCACATCAGCGATGAGGAAACGGTCTTGGAAGAATTGGCCTTCAAAATCAAGGCCGAGCATTTTACGTGTATCGGAACTTGCACCATCACAAGCCACCACATAATCAGCTTCGACTTTATAAACACCGTCTGGTGTTTCGACTTGCATGGCCACATGGTCATCGTTGTTTTTGATGCTGATGGTCTTTGATTTCCAACGAAAATCAATCAGATCACCATACTGTTTTTTACATTCATCAATCATATATTCTTCAAGATAATATTGCTGAAGATTGATGAAGGCAGGGATTTTATGGTCGTCTTCTGGCAGGAGGTCGAACTGATAGACCAGTTCTTCATCACGAAAGACTTTGCCGACTTTCCATTCAACAGACTTATCAATCATGCGCTCGCCAACGCCAAGACGGTCCCAGATTTCAAGGGGACGTTTGGCATAGCAAACAGCGCGTGAACCGATGGAAACGGTGTTGCTGTCATCAAGGACTACAACGGGGATGCCTTGCTTGGCAAAATCAAGCGCTGTGGTCAGGCCAACGGGGCCTGCACCAATAACAACGGCCTTGTGGCGTTTAATGGTGCCTGTTTTTTGTTCTTCTGACTGAACATATTCAAATTCAGGATATTCGTATGTATTTAACATGTCTCTAATCTCTTCCCACATAAACCCTTAATCGTTGAATTCTTTTTCATGCATCCATTTGGCATGTTCAGGTGCGCGCTTGGTTTTTGACCATTCATCAAGCATGTCCCACTTCACATCATCCAGTTTTTTGCTCATGTCTGGTGTGCCTGTGTTTGCGGCTAATTCAAGGCGGTGACCGCTTGGGTCATAGAAATAGATGGACTGGAAGATTGTATGGTCTGTTGGGCCGACAACTTCAATGCCGTCTGCTTCCAACTTACCTTTGGCTTCCATTAATTCTTCAACAGAACCAACTTGGAAGGCGATGTGTTGGCACCATTTCGGTGTGTTTTCATCGCGGCCCATTTCAGGCGAGTTTGGTAGCTCGAAAAAGGCAAGGATGTTGCCGCTACCCGCATCCATAAAAATATGCATGTAGGGGTCCGGTTCCTTTGTGGAGGGAACCTCATTTTCAGCAATGGCAAGGACGAAATCCATATCGAGGTATTTTTGATACCATTCAACTGTTTCTTTCGCATCTTTGCAGCGATACGCAACATGATGGATTTTTTGAATTGTCATTTAACTGCTCCCTGTAGCGGCTTTTAATAAGTTACATTTGAAACTATAATTGTTTCATGTGTAACTAATCAAGCAAAAAAAAAGGAAAGAAAGAAAAAAACTTGCGATTTACTCTGCCATGTTCTTAGATAGTTATGAATGAAACTAAATAAAGCGGTGGAAATACAGGGCTATGAGAAGAGATAAACCAGCAGAGAATTTTAAACTGGAAACATTTTTTCCTTATCTGGTGCGTATTTATTACCGCGCTGTCAGCCGTTCAGTCTCCACAATTTACGAAAAAGAATATGACCTGACCGTTTCAGAATGGCGCGCTATGGCTGTTTTGGGAAATAGTGATGATCCGCTTTCAGCCGGAGAAATTGTCACACGCTCAAGTATTGATAAAGTCAAGGTTAGCCGAGCTATTTCCGGGTTAACCCAGAAAGGATATCTGGAGCGAAAAGTTGATGAAGGCGATCGTCGTAAAGTTGCCCTTCAATTAACGCGCAACGGTTACTATGTATTTGATGAGCTTGTGGCAAAGGTTCAGGACTTAGAAAGTCAGCTTTTAGAGGGCTTTGATGCAGGGGAAAAAGACCAGCTGCTCTCCCTCATGGCGAGAGTTAGAAAAAATGCAGATAAGCTTAATGGTTCTGAGGAAATGTAAGTGAAAGGGTAGGGATTGACCCAAGTCGATAAAAAGCAAATTGAAACAAACTTAAGTGTTGTCGACTTATTTACAATCGGGATAGGTCCTTCCAGTTCGCATACTGTTGGGCCGATGAGGGCTGGTTATCTCTTCTGCCAAGATCTGATTAATCAGAAAACTATTGATCAAGTCTCCTCATTAAAAATCAACCTCTATGGGTCACTTGCCTTAACTGGTAAAGGTCATGCGACTGATAATGCCGTTTTGCTGGGCTTAAGCGGGCAAAGGCCACGCAGTGTGGACCCCGATAATATTAATGTGACTCTCGATCGCATTAGAGAGAATAGCGAGCTTGTTCTCGGTGATCTTCACGTAATTAAATTTGTTGAGCGCGATGATCTGCTTTTCAATTATGAAATCGTAAAGCCTGAACATCCAAATGCCATGCAAATCGCTGCCTTTAATTCGAAGGGGGATTTACTGCACCAACAGGAGTATTTCTCAGTTGGTGGCGGCTTTATCGTCTGTAAAAGTGAGCATAATCAGGCTGAATATAGTGGGCCAGATGTTACCTTGAAATATCCTTTTACCTCAGCTGAAGAATTGTTGGAAATTGGCAAGGCTGAAAACCTATCAATCGCAGAAATCATGATGGCAAACGAGCATTCATGGCGCAGTGATGATGAGACATATGACTTTCTCAAACGTGTGCGTAATGCCATGAGTGACTGTATTGATCGAGGATGTCAGCAAACAGGCAAGCTTCCCGGTGCCTTTAATGTACAGCGCCGTGCAAATGAACTTTATTGTGAATTGACGGAGCAACCTGAAGCAGGCTTAAAAGACCCCTTGACCGTTATGGATTGGGTCAATCTTTATGCTTTGGCTGTAAGTGAAGAAAACGCTGCTGGCGGGCGTGTG
The genomic region above belongs to Candidatus Terasakiella magnetica and contains:
- a CDS encoding VOC family protein gives rise to the protein MTIQKIHHVAYRCKDAKETVEWYQKYLDMDFVLAIAENEVPSTKEPDPYMHIFMDAGSGNILAFFELPNSPEMGRDENTPKWCQHIAFQVGSVEELMEAKGKLEADGIEVVGPTDHTIFQSIYFYDPSGHRLELAANTGTPDMSKKLDDVKWDMLDEWSKTKRAPEHAKWMHEKEFND
- a CDS encoding MarR family winged helix-turn-helix transcriptional regulator, whose amino-acid sequence is MRRDKPAENFKLETFFPYLVRIYYRAVSRSVSTIYEKEYDLTVSEWRAMAVLGNSDDPLSAGEIVTRSSIDKVKVSRAISGLTQKGYLERKVDEGDRRKVALQLTRNGYYVFDELVAKVQDLESQLLEGFDAGEKDQLLSLMARVRKNADKLNGSEEM
- a CDS encoding FAD-dependent oxidoreductase, coding for MLNTYEYPEFEYVQSEEQKTGTIKRHKAVVIGAGPVGLTTALDFAKQGIPVVVLDDSNTVSIGSRAVCYAKRPLEIWDRLGVGERMIDKSVEWKVGKVFRDEELVYQFDLLPEDDHKIPAFINLQQYYLEEYMIDECKKQYGDLIDFRWKSKTISIKNNDDHVAMQVETPDGVYKVEADYVVACDGASSDTRKMLGLDFEGQFFQDRFLIADVVMKADFPAERWFWFNPPFHRNQSVLLHMQSDDVWRIDFQLGWDCDPEEEKKPENVIPRLKAMLGEDVEFELEWVSVYQFACRQLQDFKCGRVFIAGDAAHQVSPFGARGANTGVQDIDNLTWKLKMVMEGKAPEKLLQSYSEERVFAAADNLLNSTRSTDFITPKSNISRAFRDAVLDLATDYEFARPLVNSGRLSMPTPYVNSSLNTADEDTFASKLTPGTNCADAPANDGWFLNEIDDSRFKVLVFETDPGVKSVVVNGIKADVIIVGKDMQDTKGLLAERYDGKAGTTYLIRPDQHVAARWRSFNDNKISKAIMRATAQD
- a CDS encoding DUF2783 domain-containing protein, translating into MALNTKANIERPDDFYQELIDLHRDLSDEQSRDLNAKLILILANHIGDMDVLSEAMSAAKKGIEA
- a CDS encoding L-serine ammonia-lyase; translation: MTQVDKKQIETNLSVVDLFTIGIGPSSSHTVGPMRAGYLFCQDLINQKTIDQVSSLKINLYGSLALTGKGHATDNAVLLGLSGQRPRSVDPDNINVTLDRIRENSELVLGDLHVIKFVERDDLLFNYEIVKPEHPNAMQIAAFNSKGDLLHQQEYFSVGGGFIVCKSEHNQAEYSGPDVTLKYPFTSAEELLEIGKAENLSIAEIMMANEHSWRSDDETYDFLKRVRNAMSDCIDRGCQQTGKLPGAFNVQRRANELYCELTEQPEAGLKDPLTVMDWVNLYALAVSEENAAGGRVVTAPTNGAAGVMPAVLRYYERFAPNASEEGMRCFLLTAAAIGVLYKKRASISGAEVGCQGEVGVACSMAAGGLTAALGGSNEQVENAAEIGMEHNLGLTCDPVGGLVQIPCIERNTMGAMKAINASRLALRGDGTHLVSLDKVIETMRQTGLDMRSKYKETSKGGLAVSIVAC